Proteins encoded together in one Ciona intestinalis chromosome 1, KH, whole genome shotgun sequence window:
- the ap-2-like1 gene encoding transcription factor protein (The RefSeq protein has 4 substitutions compared to this genomic sequence) produces the protein MDKNNNLASCFDKPPAEEKNYTTLHSPATNTIEQVKTNSNFSTQPGDVTSDVYVASNILTQNSDVIPSNGSDPGVAEPVNLENDVTQITNTSQDVQRVNLEENPITSTSPLVVTSQCTSKNLRGDWWTRDNGQQSSQNMVQKRPHDGEREQVPAKCRKLSKPFNDVVSQHPIKDTATFSLTSPNRTFSQTSTFNQWDPHHAMCTPSPSPNPPSQVRMTNPQWHQAEQQQPMVTSNSWTEVTSWGRGLSSNSWQSQVFVMQTPNRNSNFVSNQPRNACYSYYAQENDLPKPYMSTAPFRNALTDPPIYRQQYYHVVPNMEPNQFPRPIPCPPTPVSPNPRPPYFAANRFPLMRPKQVKTFEEKTFFPIETRSNVRSRMPNQLVGQLLPQNVSPNDVFCLVPGRLGMPNQGKKHQVLVGEILRRVLTPESLNISLLGPILRKAKSRNGSQYLRERLGEIGVRLPQGRRKTAQCTLFTSLTESEAKQLSEDFGKLCYCNFPCRSLALCAAARQRADVNQSLDGQSIEKAIRMVDEFTHLMTSSSHVILDSDIKRERSVDDVTTTELYNFETLSHGFGLQTIAHAMSTFKNYLQFLKDAR, from the exons AtggataaaaacaataacttagCAAGCTGTTTTGACAAACCACCTGCAGAAGAGAAGAACTACACTACCTTGCATTCGCCAGCGACAAATACGATCGAACAGGTGAAAACGAACTCGAACTTTTCAACCCAACctggtgacgtcacttccGATGTTTACGTTGCGTCAAATATTCTTACGCAAAACAGTGACGTTATACCATCAAATGGTTCTGATCCGGGAGTAGCTGAACCTGTTAACCTTGAAAATGATGTCACTCAAATCACTAATACGTCACAAG ATGTTCAAAGAGTTAATTTGGAGGAAAATCCAATTACGTCGACGTCACCTCtagttgtgacgtcaccgtgCACCTCAAAGAACTTGCGCGGTGATTGGTGGACACGGGATAATGGGCAGCAGTCGAGCCAAAACATG GTTCAAAAGAGACCGCACGATGGGGAAAGAGAGCAAGTGCCAGCTAAGTGTAGAAAACTAAGCAAACCATTTAACGACGTGGTATCGCAACATCCTATTAAAGATACGGCGACGTTTTCTTTGACTTCACCGAACAGGACATTTAGCCAAACAAGTACTTTCAACCAATGGGATCCTCACCATGCAATGTGTACGCCAAGTCCATCTCCCAACCCACCAAACCAAGTGCGGATGACGAACCCACAGTGGCATCAAGCAGAGCAGCAACAACCAATGGTGACGTCAAATTCGTGGACGGAAGTGACGTCATGGGGCCGAGGGTTATCTAGCAATAGTTGGCAGTCACAGGTTTTCGTCATGCAAACGCCAAACCGAAATTCAAACTTCGTTTCAAACCAACCACGAAATGCATGTTACAGCTACTACGCTCAGGAAAATGATCTACCGAAGCCATACATGAGCACTGCTCCTTTTCGGAATGCTTTAACCGACCCACCGATATACCGACAGCAATATTACCACGTTGTTCCAACTATGGAACCGAACCAGTTTCCCCGCCCAATACCATGCCCACCAACACCAGTCTCACCAAATCCTCGCCCTCCGTATTTTGCAGCAAACCGATTTCCACTAATGAGGCCAAAGCAAGTAAAAACATTTGAggagaaaacattttttccaatcGAAGCACGAA GTAATGTAAGAAGCCGCATGCCAAACCAGCTGGTCGGTCAACTACTGCCTCAAAACGTTTCTCCAAATGATGTTTTCTGTTTAGTTCCTGGCAGACTTGG AATGCCGAACCAGGGTAAGAAGCATCAAGTGCTGGTAGGCGAAATACTACGCAGAGTGTTAACACCTGagagtttaaatatttctctACTTGGACCAATCCTTCGAAAAGCAAAGTCGCGGAACGGCAGTCAATATCTGCGAGAAAGACTTGGTGAGATTGGAGTTCGATTGCCCCAAGGTCGCCGCAAGACGGCGCAGTGCACCCTTTTTACATCACTTACTGAAA GTGAAGCCAAGCAATTGTCCGAGGATTTTGGAAAACTTTGTTACTGCAATTTTCCGTGTCGATCACTTGCTTTATGCGCTGCAGCACGCCAACGTGCGGATGTAAATCAATCACTGGACGGTCAATCCATCGAGAAAGCAAT TCGTATGGTCGATGAGTTCACtcatttgatgacgtcatcgagcCACGTTATTCTAGACAGCGACATCAAGCGAGAGCGTAGTGTTGATGACGTTACAACTACTGAACTGTACAACTTCGAGACCCTTTCACACGGATTCGGTTTACAGACCATCGCCCATGCCAtgtcaacttttaaaaactatcTGCAATTTTTGAAAGATGCGAGatag
- the LOC100178546 gene encoding uncharacterized protein LOC100178546, producing the protein MKVLFVLYNVLLLSTQYSDAAIVVSVGNRPSCLDGGIKATCFRCLNCNLIIPREEICDGKFDCRDLSDELLCPEKRIRYDSRLQNALARLQIGVDLLKEDSAVELVHRMCIPECLIQQKACAYCRPGEFMCSPTIAVGQPCGCVVKTKICDGVVDCAGGEDENYCGTELMQRYQVTPANKKRNATNSRITNQYLTTLAQSRIRCEMIECISKFPRPCNTPREHGVHTQPHSRHRDSWQRIAPQTRSGLIDIFPGVAVADTPRIMNLNASAVFSYLRENRNPGSPPSLEQYRLHGNVSLLYGPNDTIPDDVNVVQLEKVCDGTPECPGLEDELSCPGKFYCENREPLYIDKLRKMDGVADCTDSSDEWEPMTVHHSLSSRYNLIDNWTLQVLVWVMAITALVGNMVVAWNTVIELVKINRVATASAIMQKHTQHSVKEAIGDGMVRTLSGITVNGLAGSSRRFRAGGGMGGQRRLVKTWNSVLVLNLATADLIMGIYLLWLGVMSFLYEGKTNQSPYWSIDREWRTGATCNILGTILVVSSQTSVFTLVSLTSLRLYTVLKPFASYHLKFRYLFTVCLLTWSCAMILAIAPILPSTEEVFISQAWVPFPQFKPPVINRTDGDTLMRGIAYILNESLVVGQPDPPAGQMTWAMMVDFLKRVAPNHSEWQFFGYYSEDSVCMPKLYVSKDDLFWGHAVSLLTVNFISVIYIAVAYLIIYYKSKSDHKIPHSKPQAPDVENDSKPTAGHPEIKRRLSSTSVAPWGRRASIITRREETPDRTAKYSLSARRSSHQVNRKGRRISKNSTAEMQRRIALLVATDCACWIPICVMGFISVSGHRIPDTAYAITAIGLMPINSALNPLLYSRIMRSLWSKGWSSLRSRISTKSTSSSQCESTSSSKVYKQSASKKISTSSFFSSAIVEEGDNSSDIAVSSDVISDDVITNSAVVGSVPSREHTDLKEDPIEEESDVDYGIDSDYDEDEEEEDPHLNYPCVEERHTELPMSLEQNVVK; encoded by the exons atgaaagttttattCGTGTTGTACAATGTTCTTCTGTTGTCAACTCAATACTCGGATGCTGCTATCGTTGTATCAG TGGGAAATAGGCCATCATGCTTAGACGGCGGTATAAAAGCAACTTGCTTCAGATGTCTTAACTGCAACTTAATCATCCCAAGAGAAGAAATTTGTGACGGGAAATTTGATTGCCGC GATCTATCGGACGAACTGCTGTGTCCTGAAAAACGTATTCGTTACGATTCTAGACTTCAGAATGCTCTGGCTCGATTGCAGATTGGAGTTGACCTTTTGAAAGAAGATTCAGCCGTTGAACTTGTCCATAG AATGTGTATCCCTGAGTGCCTTATACAGCAAAAAGCGTGTGCGTACTGCCGACCCGGAGAATTTATGTGCTCGCCAACTATTGCTGTCGGGCAGCCGTGTGGATGTGTTGTCAAGACGAAAATATGCGACGGTGTTGTAGATTGTGCGGGCGGGGAGGACGAAAACTATTGTGGAACAG aaTTAATGCAGCGGTATCAGGTCACGCCAGCCAACAAAAAGCGAAACGCAACCAATTCTCGAATTACTAACCAGTACTTAACGACATTAGCCCAATCCAGGATTCGCTGTGAGATGATCGAATGTATCAGCAAGTTCCCAAGACCATGTAACACACCGCGGGAACATGGAGTACATACACAACCACACAGTCGGCATCGTGATTCTTGGCAGAGAATTGCCCCGCAAACTAGATCGGGGTTGATAGATATTTTCCCCGGGGTTGCTGTGGCTGATACCCCGCGTATAATGAACCTCAACGCCAGTGCTGTTTTCAGCTACCTGCGAGAAAATAGGAACCCTGGTTCTCCACCATCGCTAGAGCAATACCGTCTACATGGGAACGTGAGTTTACTATATGGACCGAACGATACTATACCCGATGATGTGAACGTGGTGCAGCTTGAAAAGGTTTGCGATGGTACGCCAGAATGCCCAGGCCTGGAAGACGAACTATCCTGCCCCGGGAAGTTTTACTGCGAAAACAGAGAGCCGCTTTACATCGACAAGCTGCGAAAAATGGACGGAGTAGCTGACTGTACCGACAGTAGTGACGAATGGGAACCGATGACCGTTCACCATTCGCTGTCGTCTCGCTATAATTTGATTGATAACTGGACGCTGCAGGTTCTAGTTTGGGTAATGGCGATTACAGCGTTGGTCGGGAACATGGTGGTGGCTTGGAACACAGTCATTGAGTTGGTGAAGATAAACAGAGTAGCGACTGCTTCGGCGATCATGCAAAAACATACCCAACACTCAGTGAAAGAAGCAATTGGTGACGGAATGGTGAGAACTTTATCTGGAATTACAGTCAATGGGTTGGCAGGCAGCAGTAGGAGATTCCGTGCAGGCGGTGGCATGGGCGGGCAGAGAAGGCTGGTAAAAACATGGAACTCGGTCCTTGTTCTTAACTTAGCCACCGCTGATTTAATAATGGGAATATACCTCTTGTGGTTGGGGGTGATGTCGTTTTTATATGAaggaaaaacaaatcaaagTCCCTACTGGTCAATTGATCGTGAATGGAGGACAGGGGCGACATGCAACATACTCGGAACTATTTTGGTCGTATCTTCACAGACTTCAGTATTTACGCTTGTCTCTCTAACATCACTACGCCTGTATACTGTCCTCAAACCATTTGCCAGTTACCATCTAAAGTTCCGCTACCTTTTTACGGTGTGTCTCTTGACATGGTCGTGCGCTATGATACTAGCCATAGCTCCTATCCTGCCTTCCACTGAAGAAGTATTCATTTCCCAAGCTTGGGTTCCTTTCCCGCAGTTCAAGCCTCCAGTTATCAACCGCACGGATGGAGATACATTGATGAGAGGCATCGCTTACATTCTTAATGAAAGTTTGGTCGTTGGGCAGCCGGACCCCCCAGCTGGACAAATGACTTGGGCGATGATGGTCGATTTTTTGAAGCGAGTTGCACCCAATCACAGCGAGTGGCAGTTTTTCGGATACTACAGCGAGGACAGTGTCTGCATGCCAAAGCTTTATGTTTCAAAAGATGATTTGTTCTGGGGTCACGCGGTGTCACTTCTTACAGTCAACTTCATCTCGGTGATCTACATTGCTGTCGcctatttaattatttactaCAAGTCGAAAAGTGATCATAAGATCCCTCACAGTAAACCCCAGGCACCTGACGTTGAAAACGACTCAAAACCAACTGCCGGCCATCCCGAAATAAAAAGAAGACTTTCCAGCACTTCAGTGGCTCCGTGGGGTCGCAGAGCGTCCATTATAACAAGACGAGAGGAAACTCCCGACCGAACAGCCAAGTATTCGTTATCCGCACGACGATCAAGCCACCAAGTAAATCGAAAAGGCCGTCGTATCTCGAAAAACAGCACGGCCGAAATGCAACGTCGCATCGCTCTTCTGGTAGCAACGGACTGTGCTTGCTGGATCCCTATTTGCGTAATGGGCTTCATCAGTGTTAGCGGACATCGCATCCCAGACACAGCATACGCCATTACAGCTATCGGACTTATGCCGATTAATTCAGCTCTCAACCCACTCTTGTACTCACGTATCATGAGGAGCCTTTGGtcaaaag GTTGGTCTTCTTTACGATCCCGCATCTCCACTAAATCTACTTCCAGTAGCCAGTGCGAGTCTACGTCAAGCAGCAAGGTCTACAAGCAATCCGCATCAAAGAAGATTTCCACATCTTCTTTTTTCAGCTCCGCAATCGTCGAGGAGGGAGACAACAGCTCCGACATTGCTGTCTCAAGTGACGTCatttctgatgacgtcatcaccaaCTCAGCGGTCGTGGGTTCTGTCCCCAGCAGAGAGCATACCGACTTGAAAGAAGATCCGATAGAGGAGGAATCGGATGTTGATTATGGCATTGATTCAGATTATGATGAAGACGAGGAGGAAGAAGATCCTCATCTTAACTACCCGTGTGTGGAGGAGCGCCACACTGAACTACCGATGTCTCTAGAACAGAATGTTgtaaaatga
- the ap-2-like1 gene encoding transcription factor protein isoform X1 gives MDKNNNLASCFDKPPAEEKNYTTLHSPATNTIEQVKTNSNFSTQPGDVTSDVYVASNILTQNSDVIPSNGSDPGVAEPVNLENDVTQITNTSQDVQRVNLEENPITSTSPLVVTSPCTSKNLRGDWWTRDNGQQSSQNMVQKRPHDGEREQVPAKCRKLSKPFNDVVSQHPIKDTATFSLTSPNRTFSQTSTFNQWDPHHAMCTPSPSPNPPNQVRMTNPQWHQAEQQQPMVTSNSWTEVTSWGRGLSSNSWQSQVFVMQTPNRNSNFVSNQPRNACYSYYAQENDLPKPYMSTAPFRNALTDPPIYRQQYYHVVPTMEPNQFPRPIPCPPTPVSPNPRPPYFAANRFPLMRPKQVKTFEEKTFFPIEARSNVRSRMPNQLVGQLLPQNVSPNDVFCLVPGRLGMPNQGKKHQVLVGEILRRVLTPESLNISLLGPILRKAKSRNGSQYLRERLGEIGVRLPQGRRKTAQCTLFTSLTESEAKQLSEDFGKLCYCNFPCRSLALCAAARQRADVNQSLDGQSIEKAIQRHQARA, from the exons AtggataaaaacaataacttagCAAGCTGTTTTGACAAACCACCTGCAGAAGAGAAGAACTACACTACCTTGCATTCGCCAGCGACAAATACGATCGAACAGGTGAAAACGAACTCGAACTTTTCAACCCAACctggtgacgtcacttccGATGTTTACGTTGCGTCAAATATTCTTACGCAAAACAGTGACGTTATACCATCAAATGGTTCTGATCCGGGAGTAGCTGAACCTGTTAACCTTGAAAATGATGTCACTCAAATCACTAATACGTCACAAG ATGTTCAAAGAGTTAATTTGGAGGAAAATCCAATTACGTCGACGTCACCTCtagttgtgacgtcaccgtgCACCTCAAAGAACTTGCGCGGTGATTGGTGGACACGGGATAATGGGCAGCAGTCGAGCCAAAACATG GTTCAAAAGAGACCGCACGATGGGGAAAGAGAGCAAGTGCCAGCTAAGTGTAGAAAACTAAGCAAACCATTTAACGACGTGGTATCGCAACATCCTATTAAAGATACGGCGACGTTTTCTTTGACTTCACCGAACAGGACATTTAGCCAAACAAGTACTTTCAACCAATGGGATCCTCACCATGCAATGTGTACGCCAAGTCCATCTCCCAACCCACCAAACCAAGTGCGGATGACGAACCCACAGTGGCATCAAGCAGAGCAGCAACAACCAATGGTGACGTCAAATTCGTGGACGGAAGTGACGTCATGGGGCCGAGGGTTATCTAGCAATAGTTGGCAGTCACAGGTTTTCGTCATGCAAACGCCAAACCGAAATTCAAACTTCGTTTCAAACCAACCACGAAATGCATGTTACAGCTACTACGCTCAGGAAAATGATCTACCGAAGCCATACATGAGCACTGCTCCTTTTCGGAATGCTTTAACCGACCCACCGATATACCGACAGCAATATTACCACGTTGTTCCAACTATGGAACCGAACCAGTTTCCCCGCCCAATACCATGCCCACCAACACCAGTCTCACCAAATCCTCGCCCTCCGTATTTTGCAGCAAACCGATTTCCACTAATGAGGCCAAAGCAAGTAAAAACATTTGAggagaaaacattttttccaatcGAAGCACGAA GTAATGTAAGAAGCCGCATGCCAAACCAGCTGGTCGGTCAACTACTGCCTCAAAACGTTTCTCCAAATGATGTTTTCTGTTTAGTTCCTGGCAGACTTGG AATGCCGAACCAGGGTAAGAAGCATCAAGTGCTGGTAGGCGAAATACTACGCAGAGTGTTAACACCTGagagtttaaatatttctctACTTGGACCAATCCTTCGAAAAGCAAAGTCGCGGAACGGCAGTCAATATCTGCGAGAAAGACTTGGTGAGATTGGAGTTCGATTGCCCCAAGGTCGCCGCAAGACGGCGCAGTGCACCCTTTTTACATCACTTACTGAAA GTGAAGCCAAGCAATTGTCCGAGGATTTTGGAAAACTTTGTTACTGCAATTTTCCGTGTCGATCACTTGCTTTATGCGCTGCAGCACGCCAACGTGCGGATGTAAATCAATCACTGGACGGTCAATCCATCGAGAAAGCAAT ACAGCGACATCAAGCGAGAGCGTAG